A genomic window from Etheostoma spectabile isolate EspeVRDwgs_2016 chromosome 13, UIUC_Espe_1.0, whole genome shotgun sequence includes:
- the LOC116700419 gene encoding claudin-7-B has product MANSGLQILGFALSLLGVIGLIVGTMLPQWKMSAYVGDNIITAISMYEGLWMSCAFQSTGQMQCKVYDSILQLNSALQATRALMIVSIIVAAAGLGVACMGMKCTTCGGDDKTKKSKIAMAGGVIILIGSLCAIIACSWYANDIIKAFYNPFTPVNTKYEFGSAIFIAWAGSFLAIVGGGMLAASCPRGKPSAKPKYPISRPASSKEYV; this is encoded by the exons ATGGCCAACTCGGGCTTGCAGATTTTGGGATTCGCCCTGTCTCTTCTCGGCGTAATTGGACTGATAGTTGGCACAATGTTGCCCCAGTGGAAGATGTCCGCTTATGTCGGGGACAACATCATCACGGCGATATCCATGTACGAGGGACTGTGGATGTCCTGTGCGTTCCAGAGCACAGGCCAAATGCAGTGCAAGGTCTACGACTCCATCCTGCAGCTCAACA GTGCCCTCCAGGCAACCCGCGCCCTCATGATTGTGAGTATCATCGTAGCGGCGGCTGGCTTGGGTGTAGCCTGCATGGGAATGAAGTGCACCACCTGTGGAGgagatgacaaaacaaaaaagtccaaaattGCCATGGCTGGTGGCGTTATCATCCTGATTGGAT CTTTGTGTGCCATTATTGCCTGCTCTTGGTATGCTAACGACATCATCAAGGCCTTCTACAACCCTTTCACCCCCGTCAACACAAA GTATGAGTTTGGGTCTGCCATCTTCATTGCCTGGGCTGGATCCTTCCTGGCTATCGTGGGAGGTGGCATGCTGGCAGCGTCCTGCCCAAGAGGAAAACCATCCGCCAAACCCAAGTATCCCATCTCCAGACCCGCCAGCAGCAAGGAATATGTTTGA